From the genome of Deltaproteobacteria bacterium:
TGCCCACGCGATTACTCATCTATGGCAACAATGGCCTGATGCCCGCATTGTTTTACCAAAAATATCCATCTGGCAGCCTATAGTTGATAAACAAGATATGCCAAATTGTTTTTGTGTCTTATCTATTTGTTTGTCGCTTGCGGATTTTATTGCACTACCAACACCGCCTACAGCAAAGCAACTTGCAAAGCTTGCAAATCAATTGCAGCACTTAATTAACTCTTTATTGCAACGATATGATCATCTGATTAACAAGCAACTAAAATATAAAAAAGACAAATTAGATAATAACCACTGCAATAGTGCTAAGCTAAAATTAGAACCGCTTGAAGATGAAAGAGACTTTCAAAAACGCGTTGCTAATGCACGTGCAGCATTGCAAAATAAAAATATTGACAAAATAGTATTAGCAAGAGCCGTCTCATTGCACACACCTTCAGAGGCTCGGTTTGATGTACCAGCAACTTTGCTTCGTTTACGTGCCGAATACTCCCATCTAACAACAATTTTTGCTTTTAGCTTAAATGGTGATGAAGTCTTTATTGGTGCCACCCCCGAACGACTATTTACATTGACAGGCAAACTTATTGAAACACATGCAATTGCTGGCACTATCAAGCGCGGTGAAGCAATCGATGAGGATAACAGTTTAGGAGAAAAACTGCTCACTAGTAATAAAAACCGCATAGAACATGAAACGGTAGTTACCCATTTACGCATGATACTGACGCCTTTATGCGAAACACTTTATATCGACAGTTCACCGCAACTATGTCTTCTTCCGCAAATGCAACACCTTGAAACAAAAGTTACTGGTAAATTACGTGACCTAATTAACCCAATAAAACTGGCGTCACAATTGCACCCCACACCTGCTGTATGTGGTTGGCCAATAGCTGAAGCAAATAGGTGGTTATGTGAAAATGAAACACTCGCTCGTGGTTGGTATGCGGGTTCTTTGGGCTACCTTTACCTCAATGGCAATGCTACCTTTACGGTAGCCATTCGTTCGGCGCTAGTAAAGAAAAACGTTGCATATATATTCGCCGGTGCTGGTATTGTTGCACAATCAGATGCTCAAGCAGAATGGCAAGAAACCGAACTAAAACTTGCTACTATGCGTGACTCTTTAATGATAGTTCATCAACAAAATGACAACCTCGCAACCAGCTAGAGCAAATCATGAATGATGTAATTATTGCTGCAAAAAATCGTGGCCATGCTCAGGCGCTCATCCAAAGTTTGGCTGCTTGCAAAGTCAATCAGGTAGTCATTTCTCCTGGCTCACGCAGTACACCTTTAGTATTAACGTGGGCTGATTGCCCTAGTGTTAATATTACTACAGTTCTTGATGAACGTACTGCGGGTTTTATGGCGTTAGGTATCGCTAAAGCTAGCGGTAACCCGGTGGCCTTGGTATGTACATCTGGCAGTGCCCCAGCTCATTATCTGCCAGCAATTATCGAAGCAAATTATTCTAATATCCCTCTGATTGTTCTCACGGCCGATCGACCAATTGAATTGCATCATTGTGGCACTCTACAAACCGTAGAACAATCATATAGTTACGGCCAACATGTAAGAGCATTTATAGATTTGGCTGCCCCAGCAGCAGAACAAAATCCACAGCTTTGGTTGCGCCAAGTTGCAGCACGTATGGTAGATACCGCTTGTAAAAATCCCAGAGGCCCGGTTCATATCAATATACCATTTCGCGAGCCATTGTGGTCAAACAAGCTGATAGACTCCAAGTTACCAGAATCAACACCAAAAACTCCTCCCCCTATAGAAAAACTATCAGTGCTTCGCTCTAAAAGCACTGTCGATGACAATATGGTAAAAACGCTGGTGCAACATTTTACCCATGCGCCAAGAGGGGTAATTGTTTGTGGGCCTATAGCTCCGGCTTATAAATTGGCAGATAGTATTTATTGCTTAGCTGCTAAATTGGGCTGGCCGATAATTGCAGAACCAACTTCGCAACTGCGTTTTAGCACAGCTAAAAACGGCCAAAATCTAGTCATTGCTGCAGCAGATCTGATTCTACGAGTACCCGAGTTTGTTGATAATGCCATTCCCGATTTAATTGTACGTTTTGGACAAACACCAACTAGCAAAGCTTTGCAAAATTGGTTGGCACAAGTTGGTTTAGACAAAATTATCCTAATTAACGAATCGGGTGTTTGGCACGACCCGAGTCATAATGCAGCTATGTTAGTTGTGGCAAACCCTAAAGAGTTATGCTCAGCAGTATTTAAATCTTTCGATTCCCCTTTGTGTGACCACGACGCAAAAAGCCTAAGCTGGTTGCAATATTGGCAACGCGCTGATGCTGCAGCACAACAAGAGTTAGAGGCCATATGTACTGCTGGCTTTTGGGAAGGTGGTGTTGCCCGCATTGTGGCAGCGAATCTACCCAACAACTCAGCTTTGCATATTGCCAGTAGCATGCCCATACGTGACCTTGATGACTTTGCTCCCTACGTGCAAAAAGATATTAAAGTTTATGCAAATCGTGGTACAAATGGCATAGATGGTTTAATTGCCACTGTTGCTGGCGAGGCTATAGCTGAACCTGAACGGTTACATTTTTTGCTACTCGGTGATCTGGCTTTCCTGCACGACCTTTCGTCTTTGCGCGTTACTACACAACTGCAAATTCCATTAGTAATAATTCTAATTAACAATAGTGGTGGTGGAATTTTTTCATTCTTGCCAATTGCTGAACATCCCTATTCTTTTGCAAAACATTTTCGTACCGACCAAAAAGCTAACCTTGAAGCACTGGTAAAAGCATCAGATGCTAACTGGCAGCATGCCACATCTTATGTTGAGCTAAACAATTATCTGCAACAGATAACAGAGCAAATCAAACAAAGACCGGGTGTATATGTAATTGGTCTTAACATTGATTTAGAACACAACGTTCAACAACATAAACAAGCTGCAGCAAATGTGCAGCGTGCTATTTTAGCTGTAATGACAACTGAAGGAGAGTAGCAAATAATGACTACAATAAATTGGATAGAGACTGGTAAATTTTCTGACATTGAATACCACAAAAGCACTGATGGTATTGCCAAAATAACCATAAATCGTCCCGAAGTGCGCAATGCTTTTCGACCTCAAACCATAAAGCAGCTTATCGAAGCTTTTAGTGACGCCAAAGAAGACGCCAATGTTGGCGTCATCATATTAACTGGCAAAGGTGACAAGGCATTTTGCTCAGGCGGTGACCAAAAAATTCGTGCCAAAGCTGGTTATGTTGGCGATGATGGCGTGCCCAGATTAAACGTTCTTGAACTACAGCGACTCATTCGCACCCTGCCTAAACCAGTTATTGCCATGGTGGCAGGTTTTGCTATTGGCGGCGGACACGTGCTTCATGTTGTCTGTGATTTAACTATAGCCGCAGAAAATGCCGTCTTTGGCCAAACTGGCCCTAAAGTTGGTAGTTTTGATGCAGGTTTTGGTGCATCATATTTAGCTCGTATTGTTGGCCAGAAAAAAGCACGAGAGATATGGTATTTATGTCAACAATATAATGCCCAAGAAGCTTTAGAAATGGGTTTAGTCAATAAAGTTGTGCCATTATCACAGCTTGAGGACGAAACGATAGCTTGGTGCAGAACCATTTTACAGCACTCCCCCATTGCTTTGCGTTTTCTTAAAGTTGGACTTAATGCTGATGTTGATGGTCAAACTGGTCTACAACAACTTGCAGGCGATGCCACTATGCTCTTTTACATGACTGATGAGGCTCAAGAAGGTAAACAAGCTTTTATTGAAAAGAGACCACCAAATTTTAAAAAATTTCCCCGCCTACCATGACCATAGTAAAACAAAAACCAATAGCCATAAAAGCTTTATGGTTGGCAGCTCGTCCTGCCACTTTACCGGCTGGATGCGTGCCAGTAATAGTTGGTTCGGGTGTAGCTTTGGGACAAGGGGGTTTTTCTCCGTTTATTGCGATAGCGACTTTATTTGGTGCCATATTTATTCAAATAGGTACCAATTATTTTAATGACTATGCTGATTTTAAAAAAGGTGCTGATACATCTGATCGCTTAGGGCCACTGCGCGCGACCCAACAAGGATGGCTTAGTGCAGCGACAGTACTAAAAGCTGCGTTGCTTAGTTTTGCCATCGCCGCATTATTTGGTATTTTCCTTATCTTAACTGGAGGTTGGCCAATCGCTATTGTAGGCATCGCTAGCATCATCGCTGGTATTGCCTATACTGGTGGGCCCTGGCCTTTAGCTTATGTGGGGCTTGGTGATGTATTCGTCTTTATTTTTTTTGGGCCAATAGCGGTGGTTACAACTTATTTTTTACAAGTTAACTCTATAAGTTTTCAGGCATGGCTTGCTGCAATTCCTGTTGGTTTATTAGCAACTGCCATTTTAGTGGTTAACAATTTACGCGATTGTAAAACTGATAAACAGGCAGGCAAAAAAACATTAGTCGTACGCTTCGGCTCTCGTGCTGCGCGGATTGAATATACGATTTTAATAGCTTTATCTTATTCGCTATTAATCATTGGCTGGTTTTATAGCTGGTTGCAAATTTGGTGTTTATTACCTTTATTTACTCTGCCTTTGGCATTAAAAAATATTAGAGCTATCTTTCGGTTAAACGGTCGTGCACTTAACCCTTATTTAGCACTCACCGCCAAATTAGAATTATTTTTTGGTATCACTTTGGCAATCGGAGCGCTTTTGTGAAATTAAAAGGCGCTTTTTTACATCGTTATTCATCACCATGTAGTAAACCTATTGTAACGTCATCAACTACTGTAAGAAAACGTGATGGGATTATATTAAAATTAATAGACAGTGATGGTCGTTGTGGTTTTGGTGAAGCTGCCCCTTGGCCTGGTTGGGGTTCGACGTTGTTGCAAGTTGAACAATGCTTAAATGAAACTATCGCCCCCAACTCATTTATCTGGGATGTACAATGGGACGCCTTATCAAAAAGCGCATTTATGCAATTGCTACAAAGTAAAATAAATTTTAGCGAAGCTGCTGCGGCACTTGAATTAGCTTTGCTTGATTTAATAGCTCAACACCGCTCAATTTCGCTTGCTAAATTGCTATCACCATTAGCGCGTCAAGAAGTTATCGTACATGCATTAATTAGTGATGTTAAAAGCGCCAAAGCTGCTGTAACATGCAAAGCCCAACATTTCAAAATTAAAATTGGTGCAGATCCATTTTTAAATGATGAGCAACGTTTATACCAAATACGCGAAGCAGTTGGCCCTAATGCTTTTATCAATATTGATGTAAATGGTGGCTGGGATTTAGCAACAGCTACAAAAGCGCTCACTCGATGGCAAAAACTCAATATCAATCTTATTGAACAACCATTAGCAGCTACTAGTGATAAAGATGAATTTTTAGAACTTCGTCGTCGCACTGGTGCCTGTATTGCTATTGATGAAGGACTACGTTGTAAAACTGACTTAGTTAACATAATCAAAAATCAAATAGCCGACGTTGTGGTAATTAAACCTATGATGGTTGGTGGACTGCTTGTGGCAAATCATATGGCCCGACAAGCAAATCAAGCTGGAATTAAAGTAATAATTACTTCAATGTTTGAAAGTGCAATTGGCCGCTCCGGTGCTTTGCATCTTGCTGCAGCATTAGCAAAAGAACCTTTAGCCTGCGGATTCACTGGATGCATCGCTAATGATGGCACTAAACCGGTAGCTAACAACCAACAAGTTTTACAACCACAATCTCATAGTCGTGGGTTAGCAATTGCCCTGCCATTAGCAAACGGACTTGGTATTACTGCCCACCAAAAAGATGAAATGCAATGATTACTATACCGCATCCAATTGCGAGCATGGCACGCTCACGGCCTCAACATACAGTAATTACTGCAAAAGATGGTTCACTATCAGCACAGCAGTTGCTTGATGCAGTTAATTCTTTTGCCTTTACGCTCGTAAATCATGATGTTCAAGTAGGTAGCGTTGTAGGACTAGTAGGGCCGGCAGATCTTAATTGGGTTGTAGCTTATCATGCTATTAGTTGGATAGGTGCTGTTGTCGCGCCACTACCCTATACAATACCCGCCACAACCAACGCTGAATTAGAACGAGCGTTAAATACGTTGCAGCCAGAATTTATAATAGCAACACAAAGTTGTGATTCGGTGCTATTAAAATCGCTTGCATCTCTTAATATCATTCCTACTCATGCACAAGGTAATAGCGACCGTATTGCTGAGCGTTTTTGGCCGCTGAATGAGCCACGACTATGCATTTTGACCTCAGGTACTACAACCGGTAAACCACAATCAATAACTCTATCAACCTCACAATTGCTATTTAGTGCTTTTGGCTCGGCAACCAGACTTGGCTTGCTACCAAATGATTCATGGCTTGCTTGTTTGCCACTCTGGCATGTTGGTGGCTCTGCGATTATCTGGCGAAGTGCTTTTTATGGCACCCATGTGCATCTACTGCCAAAATTTGATGCGACTACTATAAATAAACACATTGATTCAGGTAAAATAAATCTTATTTCTTTAGTGCCAATTATGCTCGAGCGTATCCTTGACGCTCGCAATGATACCGTCTTCCCATCGTCTTTACGTGCCATTTTAATTGGTGGCTCTGCAACTAATCAGTCCCTACGTTTACGTTGCCAAGCAATTAATGCTCCAATATCCATTAGCTGGGGGATGAGTGAAACAGCATCTCAGGTGGCAACCGCATTCCCTGGGGTTATTCCTGATACGGATAGTGTTGGACCTGTGCTGCCTTTTGCAAGCATACACCTCGATAAAGATGAAGTACTAACTGTTGCAGGGCCTTTAGCACCAAATGGTAATTTTATTACTCACGATATTGGAGCCATAGAATCAAATGGTAATATCCAAATAAAAGGTCGCATTGATGATGTTATTATTACTGGCGGAAAAAAAATAATTGCTAAAGAAGTAGAACAGGTTTTGTGTCAGCATGAAGCCGTTGCTAACGCCGCTGTCGTCGGTATTTATAATGCTAGCTGGGGCGAAACACCAGCGGCGTTTTTAGTTAGTAGCGACGATAAAAAGCGACCGAATGATAGTGAGTTAATGGAATTTTGTGCTAAAGCTTTGCCAAATTATGCTATACCGCGCCACTTTTTTTGGCGTCAAATAATAGAACAGACATCGCTTGGTAAAATAGCGCGTGGCGCCTTGCGCAGTGAAGCTGCTTTGTTAATAAAAGACGCCAATGATAGGAGTCAGTAAAAGTGAGTATTCAAAATAATGCGGCAAGTTCCGCAGGTGAAAATTCTATTTTTTCGCCGTTACAAACAGTAAATGAGCGCACGGGTAACTTAGACCTCGTTGAACGTTTAGTTCAAGTACAGCAATGGCTTGCAGATGATTTAAGTGAGCTTGAAAACTGCATTACGAATTTACAACAAAGCAATAAGAACGATAAGGATAAAAATAACATCGCTACTCAAGCAGCCCTGCATTTACTCGGTCGTCGTGGTAAGCGAATTCGACCAATATGCGTTTTGGTAAGTGCTCGCTTAGCAAATGATTACAACGAACAACATGCTCGTGATATTGCGGTGGCTAGTGAACTTGTTCATGCTGCAACTTTACTTCATGATGATGTTATTGATGAAGGTACCGAACGTCGTGGTGCCCTTACCGCTCGCATGGTTTATGGCAATTCTGTAAGTATTCTTGCTGGAGACCATTTATTGATTGAAGCGTTGCGTCTAGTTCGTCGTACAAATAAGCTATCTTTGCTTGATAATTTGTTTTCTACAATTAACGAAATGGTAGCTGCCGAAGCTATTCAACTTGAACGTCGTGGTCGCTTTGAGCCTAATCGAGACGCATATTTACAAGTGATTAATGGTAAAACCGCCGCCCTTTTTCGCTGGTCGCTTGCCGCTGGCGGTACTTTAGCTGCACTTGATGATCAAGCGGTCTATGCTTTAAGCCAAGCCGGCGTGGCTTTGGGTTTGGCTTTTCAACTAATTGACGATATCATTGATCTTGAAGGCAATCAGTCTAACACTGGCAAAACTGCATTAACTGATCTGCGCGAAGGTAAGCTTACCTGGCCCCTTATTTTGGCAGCCGAACGTGATAAAAATATTTTAAATGAATTACGAGAACTGATGAACTCTGATGAACTCAATGATGCAAGCAGGCTATTGCATATTGTTACACAAGCTCAGCAATTAGGTGCTTTAGAGGACACTCGTAATTTTGCTAAAGAACAAGCTTTAGCTGCGCGTCGTGCTCTTGAAAAAATACCAGCAAGTAAAGCACGTGATGCCATACAAGTTGTTATTGATGCTGCGGTTGAACGTGAACACTAACTAAGGGTGTTCCCTAATGACCAACGATAATAAATTAAATTCCCCGAGTGAACCGCTAGATGGCTCCGGGCAGATGTTTGATAAAATTGCAAAACGCTATGATTTACTCAATCGTATTTTAAGTATAGGTCAAGACCAGCATTGGCGTCGAGCGCAGATCGAAAAGCTGGCAATCTCAGGTGGCCCTGCCAATGTACTTGATTTAGCTACTGGTACAGCCGACGTCGCTCTGCAAATTGCTTATCGCTACCCTCAAGCAACAATCATCGGTGTTGATCCAAGTTTAGCTATGCTTGAGATTGGTCGCAAAAAAATTAAAAATGCCGGTCTTGAAAATCGTATTAACCTCATAGCTGGTGATGCCCAAGATTTACAATTTGCTGATGCTAGCTTTGATGCAGTATGTATGAGTTTCGGTATTCGTAATGTGCCTAATCGTCAAAAAGCTTTGGCTGAAATAGCTCGAGTTACTCGCAAAGATGGCAAAGTATTGATTCTTGAATTGGCAAAAACCCAACAAGGACGTCTTGCCAAACTCGCACAATTATATTTGCGCTATATAATTCCTGGCATTGGTGGTTTATTAGCTGGGGCACATGAGTATAAATATTTACGTGACTCAATTGCTACATTTCCAGGCGCAGATAAATTTGCCCAAATGATGCAAACCGCTGGTTTACATATTACAGCTATAGAGCATTTTTGTTTCGGAGTAGTACATCTGTTCATAGCAGAGAAATAAACTACTGCTTTTCATACTCATATATTTCTAAAATCTCTTTATCGGTTAACACATGATTATAAATGCGAGCTTCATCAAGTCCACCTTTAAAATCGGGATCATTTTGTAAAACAATTATTCAATCCAGGTGCCTAAACGCTCGGTATTTAATCCGTCTTTACTCCACGACCACCAAACAAATAATGAACGCCCGAGAATATTAGAAAGAGGTACTGACCCCCAAGAGCGACTATCATATGAACGATTACGATTATCACCCATCATAAACACATGACCCTCAGGTACTATTGCAGGGCCAAAATCTGCAGCAGTTATGGGCAAATTTACATCTTGTAATACAGTGTAGCTTTTACCACCTAAAATTTCGGTATAAGCATAAGCGGCAAATCTATGCCAAGGTCCATCAATACGTTCGCGGTCAAGCTCGTTTACTCTCCCTTTAAAAACGCGTGGAACTTCTTTGCCATTTATATATAAAATACTGTTACGAACCATTATCTCATCACCAGGCAGACCTACAACTCGCTTAATATAATCCTCATGAGGCTCGATTGGCACCATAAACACCACAACATCACCACGTTTTGGCATACCAAAATCAATAATTCGAATAGAGGTAAAAGGAATACGAATACCGTAAATGTATTTATTAACAAAAATTTGATCACC
Proteins encoded in this window:
- a CDS encoding AMP-binding protein, producing MARSRPQHTVITAKDGSLSAQQLLDAVNSFAFTLVNHDVQVGSVVGLVGPADLNWVVAYHAISWIGAVVAPLPYTIPATTNAELERALNTLQPEFIIATQSCDSVLLKSLASLNIIPTHAQGNSDRIAERFWPLNEPRLCILTSGTTTGKPQSITLSTSQLLFSAFGSATRLGLLPNDSWLACLPLWHVGGSAIIWRSAFYGTHVHLLPKFDATTINKHIDSGKINLISLVPIMLERILDARNDTVFPSSLRAILIGGSATNQSLRLRCQAINAPISISWGMSETASQVATAFPGVIPDTDSVGPVLPFASIHLDKDEVLTVAGPLAPNGNFITHDIGAIESNGNIQIKGRIDDVIITGGKKIIAKEVEQVLCQHEAVANAAVVGIYNASWGETPAAFLVSSDDKKRPNDSELMEFCAKALPNYAIPRHFFWRQIIEQTSLGKIARGALRSEAALLIKDANDRSQ
- a CDS encoding 1,4-dihydroxy-2-naphthoate polyprenyltransferase; this encodes MTIVKQKPIAIKALWLAARPATLPAGCVPVIVGSGVALGQGGFSPFIAIATLFGAIFIQIGTNYFNDYADFKKGADTSDRLGPLRATQQGWLSAATVLKAALLSFAIAALFGIFLILTGGWPIAIVGIASIIAGIAYTGGPWPLAYVGLGDVFVFIFFGPIAVVTTYFLQVNSISFQAWLAAIPVGLLATAILVVNNLRDCKTDKQAGKKTLVVRFGSRAARIEYTILIALSYSLLIIGWFYSWLQIWCLLPLFTLPLALKNIRAIFRLNGRALNPYLALTAKLELFFGITLAIGALL
- the menB gene encoding 1,4-dihydroxy-2-naphthoyl-CoA synthase translates to MTTINWIETGKFSDIEYHKSTDGIAKITINRPEVRNAFRPQTIKQLIEAFSDAKEDANVGVIILTGKGDKAFCSGGDQKIRAKAGYVGDDGVPRLNVLELQRLIRTLPKPVIAMVAGFAIGGGHVLHVVCDLTIAAENAVFGQTGPKVGSFDAGFGASYLARIVGQKKAREIWYLCQQYNAQEALEMGLVNKVVPLSQLEDETIAWCRTILQHSPIALRFLKVGLNADVDGQTGLQQLAGDATMLFYMTDEAQEGKQAFIEKRPPNFKKFPRLP
- a CDS encoding polyprenyl synthetase family protein gives rise to the protein MSIQNNAASSAGENSIFSPLQTVNERTGNLDLVERLVQVQQWLADDLSELENCITNLQQSNKNDKDKNNIATQAALHLLGRRGKRIRPICVLVSARLANDYNEQHARDIAVASELVHAATLLHDDVIDEGTERRGALTARMVYGNSVSILAGDHLLIEALRLVRRTNKLSLLDNLFSTINEMVAAEAIQLERRGRFEPNRDAYLQVINGKTAALFRWSLAAGGTLAALDDQAVYALSQAGVALGLAFQLIDDIIDLEGNQSNTGKTALTDLREGKLTWPLILAAERDKNILNELRELMNSDELNDASRLLHIVTQAQQLGALEDTRNFAKEQALAARRALEKIPASKARDAIQVVIDAAVEREH
- the lepB gene encoding signal peptidase I, giving the protein MNYSVSRWFDFKLRAARKEAKTRIKEANRLIRRGGKHLNANIGKEIDDAVAALGDARQRGEMAVMRKTGDKLEGLLTKHLSAFKKPAWRESFESIFIAVLAALLLRAFVIEAFKIPSGSMIPTLAIGDQIFVNKYIYGIRIPFTSIRIIDFGMPKRGDVVVFMVPIEPHEDYIKRVVGLPGDEIMVRNSILYINGKEVPRVFKGRVNELDRERIDGPWHRFAAYAYTEILGGKSYTVLQDVNLPITAADFGPAIVPEGHVFMMGDNRNRSYDSRSWGSVPLSNILGRSLFVWWSWSKDGLNTERLGTWIE
- the menC gene encoding o-succinylbenzoate synthase is translated as MKLKGAFLHRYSSPCSKPIVTSSTTVRKRDGIILKLIDSDGRCGFGEAAPWPGWGSTLLQVEQCLNETIAPNSFIWDVQWDALSKSAFMQLLQSKINFSEAAAALELALLDLIAQHRSISLAKLLSPLARQEVIVHALISDVKSAKAAVTCKAQHFKIKIGADPFLNDEQRLYQIREAVGPNAFINIDVNGGWDLATATKALTRWQKLNINLIEQPLAATSDKDEFLELRRRTGACIAIDEGLRCKTDLVNIIKNQIADVVVIKPMMVGGLLVANHMARQANQAGIKVIITSMFESAIGRSGALHLAAALAKEPLACGFTGCIANDGTKPVANNQQVLQPQSHSRGLAIALPLANGLGITAHQKDEMQ
- the menD gene encoding 2-succinyl-5-enolpyruvyl-6-hydroxy-3-cyclohexene-1-carboxylic-acid synthase; this encodes MNDVIIAAKNRGHAQALIQSLAACKVNQVVISPGSRSTPLVLTWADCPSVNITTVLDERTAGFMALGIAKASGNPVALVCTSGSAPAHYLPAIIEANYSNIPLIVLTADRPIELHHCGTLQTVEQSYSYGQHVRAFIDLAAPAAEQNPQLWLRQVAARMVDTACKNPRGPVHINIPFREPLWSNKLIDSKLPESTPKTPPPIEKLSVLRSKSTVDDNMVKTLVQHFTHAPRGVIVCGPIAPAYKLADSIYCLAAKLGWPIIAEPTSQLRFSTAKNGQNLVIAAADLILRVPEFVDNAIPDLIVRFGQTPTSKALQNWLAQVGLDKIILINESGVWHDPSHNAAMLVVANPKELCSAVFKSFDSPLCDHDAKSLSWLQYWQRADAAAQQELEAICTAGFWEGGVARIVAANLPNNSALHIASSMPIRDLDDFAPYVQKDIKVYANRGTNGIDGLIATVAGEAIAEPERLHFLLLGDLAFLHDLSSLRVTTQLQIPLVIILINNSGGGIFSFLPIAEHPYSFAKHFRTDQKANLEALVKASDANWQHATSYVELNNYLQQITEQIKQRPGVYVIGLNIDLEHNVQQHKQAAANVQRAILAVMTTEGE
- a CDS encoding isochorismate synthase, translated to MDFASSFTLPADMPCEAELLQLLTNAFKHHSTLHRTKPAQWLCFRLQIKLDDPWLFLPSTAITNESFAAINDEHGCLLAMGETTSKSFNGKNCWELAEKYYQTILQNIVITKTNNQNSINYNETPLILAGFGYNNYHDAHAITHLWQQWPDARIVLPKISIWQPIVDKQDMPNCFCVLSICLSLADFIALPTPPTAKQLAKLANQLQHLINSLLQRYDHLINKQLKYKKDKLDNNHCNSAKLKLEPLEDERDFQKRVANARAALQNKNIDKIVLARAVSLHTPSEARFDVPATLLRLRAEYSHLTTIFAFSLNGDEVFIGATPERLFTLTGKLIETHAIAGTIKRGEAIDEDNSLGEKLLTSNKNRIEHETVVTHLRMILTPLCETLYIDSSPQLCLLPQMQHLETKVTGKLRDLINPIKLASQLHPTPAVCGWPIAEANRWLCENETLARGWYAGSLGYLYLNGNATFTVAIRSALVKKNVAYIFAGAGIVAQSDAQAEWQETELKLATMRDSLMIVHQQNDNLATS
- the ubiE gene encoding bifunctional demethylmenaquinone methyltransferase/2-methoxy-6-polyprenyl-1,4-benzoquinol methylase UbiE, with product MTNDNKLNSPSEPLDGSGQMFDKIAKRYDLLNRILSIGQDQHWRRAQIEKLAISGGPANVLDLATGTADVALQIAYRYPQATIIGVDPSLAMLEIGRKKIKNAGLENRINLIAGDAQDLQFADASFDAVCMSFGIRNVPNRQKALAEIARVTRKDGKVLILELAKTQQGRLAKLAQLYLRYIIPGIGGLLAGAHEYKYLRDSIATFPGADKFAQMMQTAGLHITAIEHFCFGVVHLFIAEK